The DNA window GGTCTATATATTTTTGAACATagtgataatatatatatatatatatatatatatatatatatatataaagctgTACCTGTGTTATGAGACCTGAAACGAAAATTGAAAAATGATCGCAATAAAATTCAATTTGCAAATAACAAatatactaataataataaataaatatatcaaaatcaatatattacatcaataacaactcaataaatatttaaaataactacATAACTACTACTCGTCTAGTTTTTTAGAGGCggaaatatttatcaaatccgATTAATACAATTGTCAGGCCATTTCTTTCTCAATCGACAACATAGTTAGATCATTTAGTCTATATATCTTGCGACATTGTTGATCGAAGATAATTTTTATAGAAACTACAATTTTAGTCTCTATGATCGTAGAAACTACCAAATCAAATAATTCTTTGAGTCGAAATAACAAACCACAAAATGAAATGACaaagaaatataaaaaaaattgaatttcatctttcaACGGTCCACACATTCAAGCTCTATccacaatttattttatttctttagaCTATCCACTTATTAATTACacaataaatttatataaaactcATAATTCAATTATAACtcattaaagaatttaaataatgaGATGTGTGATCtagttatatatttaattaatatgagCTCTAAGCACATTACAGTGCTCATATCATaagtaaattttattttcagtGAGTATCTTTTGATAGATTAATctacaaatataaatataaatgtgTATATATAAAGAAGATTTGAAATGAAAATAAAGCATAATTCATGAAGAAAATTACTTACCATCAGGCTTAATAGAAGTTGGGGCCGTAAACTTTATTTGTTGAATGTAAACAAAAATCGGGGTTGAGATTTGGAGTGAGTTAAAGAACAAATGACATATACATCTCGGGGACATACATATTcgactttatatatatatatatatatatatatatatatatatatatatatatatatatatatatatatatatatatatatatatatatatattgtgccCCTTATTGGGCCGTGTCCTGAGACAATCGATTGGTTGGCCTCATAAAAGATCCGGCtctgtatatatataatgaattcTTCTTTTTAATTACATGCTATGGTAAAATTAACctcgaaaatattttaatattgtattttaaaatgaCAACCAAActgaatatatttgaaattcattataaatatcaataaaaagaattaaattgACAGAAAGTGAATCGAAATTCtccaaaattaaatttatcCAAACAATCTTGGTAGAAGGGAATAAACATTCACATTTCCAATCGCACCAGTAGATAAAAAATTATTCATTAATTTTTGGTAGAAATATCCAGTGTACGTATAGAGATTAGTTTTTCTTAAGGACTAAAGTAGTTTCATTTTATTTGGTGAAGAGAACTAAACAAAGTTCTATTTATGATTGGGGAATTTGTTGGGTACTTGACTCTTGGTTCTAGGTGTATGCTTTGAAGTTGaacccaaaataaaataaattatttgtctCGTTTAATCAAATTAGTTCATTATTTTGAGTGCTATCGGGTGATTTTTCTTTCGAGAAAGAAGATAATTATTGAACccaataaaagtatgcgattaacctagtatatacatatatatatacacatatatgtatgtatatatgcatTTGTCCACCGCCACTTATAATTTCAGTGTTGGGGGAAGACAAGGACATGTGAGAAAAATCTAGACTTTTTATAATTGAAGTGCAGCCAACAAAAAAATGACTACAAATTATATTAACATATTTCTGTCTTCTCTATTTTATATGCATGTATTTTATATACACATGCATGGACATGTGCGCACGCACACATACATAGAGCACAACTGACCCGTCAAACCTTTTTGTCCGAAGGGCTGACACTTTGGCGTTTTCTGGGGTATCTAAAATTCAATGGATGGCGGATCACAATCCAATTTTTTCGTTAAAATTTAGCTATCACGCATTCTTTTAGGGTGAAAGAAAGTAACCAAataattgtaaaataaatataataatcatATATTGTCAACAGAGTATAGAGTAAGAACTCGAGTAagctcaaattttttttatcttgttcAGCCCAGTTACTCAAAAATGGATGACAATCAAAACGAGAACTACTTCACCCACACCAACATATCCTTTTCACAGCAACCAGACAAGTCTCGACTCTTTTTAGTTGATCTTTGCCCGCGAGAAGTCCATCTCCGGATGCTGCAaattatgcaaatttttaatcAGTAAGTTTCTTCGAGTTCAAAAGTGGGAAGTATATGAAAGGTTATGATGTGGTCGAGAATGATCATCTAGTGTCTACCTCAGACATGAATTTCTTCAATATATCTTGTTTCTGCATTTCATCGCTCGTCGGGAGGCCCCTTTGTTTCTGCCGTTGGTCAAACTGCAGAATAAATTTTTAAGACACAAAGTAAAAGTTGTAAGGTTAGTAATCGTAGGAAGAATTTTGAAGACTGAAGACTGAACAAGTATGTAGGCAGAGGCTGCACATGAAGATACATAAAAAGAGAGACCTAAGCACAAAAGCCATTTAAACAGAGAGGGTGTCGTTAGGACATTACACAACATGCAATGGCACATAAAATGTGTCAAAACCTTTTCGAATGATTAAACTGTGAGATCCAACTCGTAATTATTCAGTAAATTGGCAACCAAGTTGAACCTGGAATCTGTGAGGTGTAGTTGCTCCACTTAATCTATACCCTCTCCCTTCTTCAAATGAATGGGAGGTGGTCCTAGGTTTAGCATATCTCGCAAGGGGTCTGGCATATTTGTAGATCATAAATAGTGGGCATTAGGGGGAGACTTACAAAATATGACTGGTTAATAGACAGCATAAGATACTTAAACCAAGTAAATTAAAATGGGAACACATAAGATGGTAAATAATCTTTGGGTCAAAAAATACATCAAAGCAAGCAATGGCAGATTGTTAATTCAAAATATGTCGCCTCTATCACTCCATGGATACTAACTTGTGCACCAGTCTTACAAGTCAAACAAACACAAGAATAAACCAACCAACTAGCTCAAGTGGTAGTGTCACTGGGTTTTCAAGGAAAGGTCATCTGTTAAAGCCATAACACAAGTGGCTTACCATCATTTTCTCCACTGTTGACCGTGTTTCTGGGTCCAAATCAGACAACTTGCTGTTTTCAGGTTCAACTTTCTGGGTGTCAACCTCTGGCTCACCCTTCACCAAGTACTTCCACCATTCcatctggttctgttttgtTAGGAGAATGGAGATAGATTTTTGGTCCTCTGCAAGAATTTAACCTATTAATCGGCTGCTGGTTGCTAGTTATCGAACACTTGGCATAAGTGATAAaccacaagaacatcatatatgtaAGCTATATTGCCTACCTAAACTCCAGAAGCAATCCTCAACTTTGACTGGATGAAACAGATCTCCCTGCAGAtggataaaacaagaataagtACTAAGAACGACAACCATAGCCAATCAGGATAGACATGCAACATAAAGCATGAAGACACTCTTACTTCAAGCACTGGGGGTTGACCTTTGAGCCCAACTTTAATATATTGTTTCTTTATTTCACAAGTAATAAATCTTGACTTTGTACCAGAAGGAACAGGAACAGTAATGTTAACCTCCTGAAGAGATTGACCCCAAGAATACTTCTCCATATCGAGGCCATTGCCCTTGTTAGGTGCTGCTCAGTAATAAGTATGCTGTTAGCAACCAAGACAAtatcatttcataaaaataagaaaattattaaaaataaagagTAGAGACTACATAGAGCATGTGAATTTATACAAACACAGCAAATGCAAGGAGAATTTTATCTGCTCCACATTTCACAACACAAACATTCAGATTACCTATGGGCATTTTAATTCAATATGCGACTGAGATACAAGTATTATACTTTTTGTCTCATCTTACTCAAAAAGTCCGATCCCATTTGAGGTAAAAAGGACTCTTTTCAGTCCAAATATACAAATAAACACATCATTATATACCATTTCATCCCTGATGCAATCAGAGGCAG is part of the Primulina eburnea isolate SZY01 chromosome 1, ASM2296580v1, whole genome shotgun sequence genome and encodes:
- the LOC140826344 gene encoding protein BOBBER 1-like isoform X2, with translation MAILSEFEEDNHSKPATSAAPLTKPFNASLDPSNPLGFLEKVFEFVAKESDFFKSDSLVSDVNAVVRMVRDKVEAEGKKRKEVKPEGNEKVEKKVKEASPVPPPPAVEKEEKLVEGKVEEGKGSRAPNKGNGLDMEKYSWGQSLQEVNITVPVPSGTKSRFITCEIKKQYIKVGLKGQPPVLEGDLFHPVKVEDCFWSLEDQKSISILLTKQNQMEWWKYLVKGEPEVDTQKVEPENSKLSDLDPETRSTVEKMMFDQRQKQRGLPTSDEMQKQDILKKFMSEHPEMDFSRAKIN
- the LOC140826344 gene encoding protein BOBBER 1-like isoform X1, which codes for MAILSEFEEDNHSKPATSAAPLTKPFNASLDPSNPLGFLEKVFEFVAKESDFFKSDSLVSDVNAVVRMVRDKVEAEGKKRKEVKPEGNEKVEKKVKEASPVPPPPAVEKVEKKVKEASPVLPPPAVEKEEKLVEGKVEEGKGSRAPNKGNGLDMEKYSWGQSLQEVNITVPVPSGTKSRFITCEIKKQYIKVGLKGQPPVLEGDLFHPVKVEDCFWSLEDQKSISILLTKQNQMEWWKYLVKGEPEVDTQKVEPENSKLSDLDPETRSTVEKMMFDQRQKQRGLPTSDEMQKQDILKKFMSEHPEMDFSRAKIN